From Anopheles funestus chromosome 3RL, idAnoFuneDA-416_04, whole genome shotgun sequence, a single genomic window includes:
- the LOC125767721 gene encoding dnaJ homolog subfamily C member 13 isoform X1 has translation MANATENGIDLECFLVTKHSWKGKYKRILSIGSTGVSTYNPDKFDVTNRWPYGEVISVLPNRSGNTAYEFVLNLRKDKKIDTIKLSSENRNEILTSLLKYHKEFAEKPKQTLDDVESPVESFYSSSFPSASLHSSTPADREEAGSKRVEWTWWLKTIVASFLPLTPPVLPCLPCCTVLKKFNAYKHHWSGTTLPTVLEVTPASLDQLDPTTSTVLASYNYKDIDGIIGIQDYPNGIVLAYGGHSRLHLFRVENNHEVVQMIVQNAQQYLGIDIKVLKKQISLEQFEQQRFGAYSGDQHQTSMSEFTVQKITPRHSEPMRRILCLTDTTVLERDPQTYSICTLRPLDNVYALVRHADNIQKFSIEYKNGLVRSYITNDRDSLLATLLDAVRSFGNQDVHVRISNTPRGKRVGPLTVSVDEETEANLLRYIISNYQYPVKRIDVMERFNANIPYSGLNYSVTQDSLFAESKERLITGALQALIGSKEDNAQLNNTELEASFHVLRRLLASKVGFAAFTNLPGFREAIGLKVVHALKRNDLAVTYAAIDMINSLMHSDHDLKQEQLNKSSLLHTKAFLEQLLDMWSKHVNLGSGALVLSAMLDFLTFALCVPYSETTDGKQFDLLLEMVASRGRTLYKLFQHPSLAIVKGSGLVMRALIEEGDAPISTQMQTLALDEAALCRHLLVALYTPTNDSTMITHRQLSRHLVGLWITDSDDAMNLLKRIFPAGLLSFLESEEAVPKEDVEEDKLNFRDNLKLAVQHSGNNSKQRLNYLIEKHLEGIKHWGMNLLDVRQEKLQQTQKNRPIVLRNRRQKKKVGEQVVNLPLFFYQFGKNHAMPNLIWNHKTREELRSALENELRQFTADKDLAGSMLVAWNYDEFEVQYQCLADEIKIGDYYIRLLLERDDWPQNLVKNPIELFNALYRRVLCRNRLNDDQLTVTSLQALAKVYKRYYEEIGYFSDMPYILQMLDRCLSPALRDALIILIKNLVLHKSNCRPLTDHVNYLVDLITLAHLHKGRATLNTKTNVIEAGPNMKLHEEKDWYYNVERENEKPERCGPVTFSELKDLWSKGVLTPRTRCWAVGMDGWRSLQQIPQLKWCLMAKGTPLFNETELAQHVLDILNKCTSFFPSRARDGEAVLIPGPRLSRKLSEFICLPHIVQVCLTHDPGLLERVATLLCQIMEDNPEMSKVYLTGVFYFMLMYTGSNILPIARFLKMTHMKQAFRSEDGSSQSGIMHRSILGQLLPEAMICFLENHSAEKFAETFLGEFDTPEVIWSSEMRRMLIEKISAHIADFTPKLKGHTMARYPYLAIPVISYPQLENELFCHIFYLRHLCDTTKFPNWPIPDPVQLLKHTLDAWRKEVEKKPSEMTVTQAYLDLDFDVSKNPHPEESAIRKAYYRLAQMYHPDKNPNGREVFERVNRAYEFLCSRNALNIDGPNPSNIVLILRTQSILFERYSEELRPYKYAGYPQLIKTIRLETKDDQLFSKTVPLLSAASELCYHTVHCSALNAEELRREEGIEALLDAYSRCVSIMGVDSKRDSLHYEVISNITRCFDVACCFDSCRKKILELPQLIADVCRVVYFKHSLSVSLVTSLAVNNVELQCNLVRNGVLWSLMMFLFDYDYTLDESGVTSEEKSNTQQVANNLAKLSLLACVALAGYSMTLLDDPKAAVLRATTGPKTNSGSPATLRSDSPQTVATRQASQTYSQNASNLIQNNSSLIQSVANIDKALQEKKSNESAVVAHAGEEAELPAECEKGLQNKKYKISSVHPPANAVVKLILDQLLTPYVAGKMVSDTEQNVLKMLNSNTRNPYLIWDNGTRAQLTDFLEHQRTVAAREQYEDVSEINELVQGFSYDAHRDELKIGGIFIRVYNEMPTFTITNPKSFVIDLLEFLKQGYNHLHGAMVPNSSANSTPTGANQVVPGGILVPTKAWKPMVPAPPPKRTAGLQSPATTPGSDISAVLSEYARSKQRNQLERSSGSLDAGAIHRYDFSSNPHAVKHMLMALQALISVIKSNTNVEIQCIGHFEMLFGLLSTSECGQDSRTMKTLALEVVCLVSRNKECVTEIAACEIVGRYLIVLKDPDLREHQPRVLETLSGLLNVPKMIKEAHTKGAVIYLLDLFCNSNNPTIREQCAELLAKMNADKLSGPKVRITMCKYLPLVFLDAMIDSTSVAVQMYESIHEHPELIWNDEIRASVSDAVRDAADSFYAQQKRNHKAAWRDPEILPELLSNELVVSGVYLRLYVSNPGWTLRKPKQFLADLLDFIVDSISRSGMDKDVLDLATTALVLLLNAQPNLADSIPVLGHIPKFFRQLSVQPKSALTVLHQLSLSEICVSAISQTECIPSLKSCMEHHRDLTATACETLSRLFKCQHDSLIRQSLECQLIPYLVALLDSRLVLANNPAMVKAQIVAALKAMSANLTYGDRVTHLLNQYPIWAEYRDQKHDLFITDTDVRGYLMGAPNTTAGYLTQGPAKNVEVLTSPPPIDRDDPLFARSNSSGGSV, from the exons atggcaaacgcaACCGAAAACGGAATCGATTTGGAATGTTTCCTCGTGACAAAACACTCGTGGAAGGGCAAGTACAAACGCATCCTGTCCATCGGATCGACCGGCGTCTCGACGTACAATCCGGACAAATTCGATGTTACCAACCGGTGGCCGTACGGTGAGGTGATCAGCGTACTACCGAACCGATCCGGCAAT ACGGCGTATGAATTTGTGCTGAACCTACGCAAGGACAAAAAGATTGACACGATCAAGCTATCATCCGAAAATCGCAACGAAATACTCACATCGTTGCTTAAATACCACAAAGAGTTCGCGGAGAAACCGAAACAAACGCTG GATGATGTAGAAAGTCCTGTCGAGTCGTTCTATTCGTCATCTTTCCCATCAGCTTCATTGCATTCCTCCACTCCCGCTGACCGGGAAGAAGCGGGTAGCAAGCGGGTTGAGTGGACATGGTGGTTAAAGACAATTGTTGCATCATTTCTACCGCTGACACCACCGGTTCTGCCATGTTTGCCGTGCTGTACGGTGCTAAAA aAATTCAATGCCTACAAACATCATTGGTCTGGTACGACACTACCAACGGTGTTGGAAGTTACGCCAGCTTCGTTGGATCAGCTAGACCCTACCACCAGTACAGTCCTAGCCAGCTACAACTACAAGGACATCGATGGAATCATTGGCATTCAGGACTATCCGAACGGTATCGTACTGGCGTACGGTGGTCACAGTCGGTTACATCTGTTTCGCGTGGAAAACAATCACGAAGTGGTGCAAATGATTGTACAGAACGCGCAGCAGTATCTCGGCATCGACATCAAGGTGCTGAAGAAACAAATCTCTCTCGAGCAGTTCGAACAGCAGCGCTTCGGTGCGTACAGTGGCGATCAGCATCAAACATCAATGTCGGAGTTTACCGTGCAGAAGATCACCCCTCGTCATTCAGAACCGATGCGACGCATACTGTGCCTAACCGATACAACCGTTCTCGAACGTGATCCGCAAACGTACAGCATCTGTACGTTGCGGCCGCTGGACAATGTTTACGCGCTTGTACGGCATGCGGACAACATACAGAAGTTTTCGATCGAATACAAAAATGGGCTCGTACGATCATACATTACAAATGATCGCGATTCGCTGCTGGCGACGCTGCTTGATGCGGTGCGATCGTTCGGAAATCAGGATGTGCACGTGCGCATCTCGAACACACCGCGCGGTAAGAGGGTCGGTCCGCTGACGGTGAGTGTAGACGAAGAAACGGAAGCAAATCTGCTGCGATACATCATTAGCAACTATCAGTATCCGGTGAAGCGTATTGATGTGATGGAGCGATTCAATGCGAACATTCCGTACAGTGGTTTAAACTACAGTGTAACGCAAGAT AGTCTGTTTGCCGAAAGTAAGGAGCGACTGATAACGGGTGCACTGCAGGCCCTAATTGGCAGCAAAGAAGATAACGCTCAGCTGAATAACACTGAGCTAGAGGCTTCATTTCACGTGCTTCGCCGGCTGCTGGCAAGTAAGGTGGGCTTTGCCGCCTTTACGAATCTCCCTGGCTTTCGGGAAGCGATCGGGCTAAAGGTGGTGCACGCTCTCAAGCGCAACGATCTTGCAGTCACGTACGCCGCCATTGATATGATCAACTCGCTCATGCACTCCGATCACGATCTGAAGCAGGAACAGCTGAACAAATCGTCACTGCTGCACACGAAAGCCTTTCTCGAGCAGCTGCTCGATATGTGGAGCAAACATGTGAACCTTGGCAGTGGAGCGCTCGTGCTATCGGCAATGCTAGACTTTCTGACGTTTGCTTTATGCGTGCCGTACAGCGAAACGACCGATGGCAAGCAGTTCGATTTGTTGCTCGAAATGGTTGCATCGAGGGGCCGAACATTGTACAAACTGTTCCAACATCCTTCGCTGGCGATTGTCAAGGGCAGTGGATTGGTAATGCGTGCCTTGATTGAAGAGGGCGATGCACCCATTTCCACGCAAATGCAAACGCTAGCGCTGGACGAGGCAGCCCTTTGTCGGCATTTGCTGGTAGCGTTGTACACGCCCACGAACGATTCCACTATGATCACACATCGGCAGCTGTCGAGACATCTGGTTGGGCTGTGGATAACGGACAGTGATGATGCAATGAATCTTTTAAAGCGAATATTC CCGGCTGGATTGCTCTCATTCCTGGAAAGCGAAGAAGCCGTCCCGAAAGAAGATGTCGAGGAAGATAAGCTGAACTTTCGAGATAATCTGAAGCTGGCGGTACAACATTCCGGTAACAATAGCAAACAGCGCCTGAACTACTTAATCGAAAAACATCTCGAGGGCATCAAGCACTGGGGTATGAATCTGCTCGATGTGCGCCAAGAGAAGCTGCAGCAAACGCAGAAGAACCGACCGATTGTATTGCGCAATCGGCGCCAGAAGAAAAAGGTTGGCGAACAGGTGGTCAATTTGCCGCTGTTTTTCTATCAGTTTGGTAAAAATCATGCCATGCCAAACTTGATCTGGAATCATAAAACACGCGAGGAACTGCGATCGGCGCTTGAAAACGAATTGCGTCAATTTACGGCAGATAAGGATCTGGCGGGTAGTATGCTGGTGGCATGGAACTACGACGAATTCGAGGTACAGTATCAGTGTCTGGCGGACGAGATTAAGATAGGTGATTATTACATTCGTTTGTTGCTGGAGCGGGATGATTGGCCGCagaatttggtgaaaaatcc CATCGAGCTGTTTAATGCATTATATCGGCGAGTTTTGTGTCGGAACCGGTTGAATGATGATCAGCTTACGGTGACTTCGTTGCAGGCGCTTGCAAAAGTGTACAAACGGTACTACGAGGAGATTGGCTACTTCAGTGATATGCCGTACATACTGCAAATGTTAGATAGG TGTCTTTCTCCGGCGCTTCGTGACGCGTTGATAATATTGATAAAGAATCTAGTGCTGCACAAATCAAACTGTCGTCCGCTGACCGATCATGTCAACTATCTGGTGGATTTGATCACGCTCGCACACCTGCACAAAGGACGCGCTACCTTAAACACCAAAACGAACGTCATCGAAGCTGGTCCGAACATGAAGCTACACGAGGAGAAAGACTGGTATTATAATGTGGAGCGCGAGAACGAAAAACCGGAACGCTGCGGACCGGTAACATTCTCCGAGCTGAAGGACCTCTGGTCGAAAGGCGTTTTAACGCCGCGCACGCGCTGCTGGGCGGTAGGAATGGATGGGTGGCGTTCGTTGCAACAAATACCTCAGCTAAAGTGGTGCCTCATGGCCAAGGGCACACCGCTGTTTAACGAAACAGAGCTAGCACAACACGTGCTGGATATCCTTAACAAATGCACCAGCTTTTTCCCGAGCCGTGCACGCGACGGTGAAGCAGTCCTTATTCCCGGTCCCCGATTGTCGCGCAAACTGTCCGAATTTATCTGCCTGCCGCATATCGTGCAGGTGTGCCTGACGCACGATCCGGGCCTGCTCGAGCGTGTGGCAACATTGCTGTGCCAGATCATGGAGGACAATCCGGAGATGTCGAAGGTGTACCTGACGGGAGTGTTTTACTTCATGTTGATGTACACCGGCAGTAACATCCTGCCGATCGCACGCTTCTTGAAGATGACGCACATGAAACAAGCGTTCCGCAGCGAAGACGGTAGCTCGCAGTCGGGAATTATGCACCGTAGTATACTTGGCCAGCTGCTGCCGGAAGCGATGATTTGCTTCCTGGAGAACCATAGTGCCGAAAAGTTCGCCGAAACGTTCCTGGGCGAGTTTGATACGCCGGAAGTGATATGGAGCTCGGAAATGCGCCGCATGCTGATCGAGAAGATTTCTGCCCATATTGCCGATTTTACGCCCAAGCTCAAAGGGCACACGATGGCCCGGTATCCTTACTTGGCGATACCGGTCATTAGCTATCCACAGCTGGAGAATGAGTTGTTCTGTCATATCTTCTATCTGCGGCATCTGTGCGATACGACCAAGTTTCCAAACTGGCCCATACCAGATCCG GTACAATTGCTTAAGCACACGTTAGATGCGTGGCGGAAGGAGGTGGAAAAGAAACCTTCCGAGATGACCGTAACACAGGCGTACCTTGATTTGGACTTTGATGTTAGCAAAAATCCTCACCCAGAGGAATCGGCCATAAGGAAGGCTTACTATCGTCTGGCACAGATGTACCATCCGGACAAAAATCCCAATGGAAGG GAAGTATTTGAGCGTGTCAATCGGGCGTACGAATTTTTGTGCTCCCGAAACGCACTCAACATCGATGGTCCGAATCCGAGCAATATTGTATTAATTcttcgcacacagtcgattcTATTCGAACGCTATTCGGAAGAGTTACGGCCATACAAATACGCCGGATATCCGCAGCTCATCAAGACGATACGGCTGGAAACGAAAGACGATCAGTTGTTCTCCAAAACGGTTCCACTACTCAGTGCTGCGTCCGAACTGTGCTACCACACGGTACACTGTTCAGCGCTGAATGCAGAGGAGCTGCGACGGGAAGAAGGTATCGAGGCACTGCTGGATGCGTACTCACGCTGTGTCTCCATAATGGGGGTAGATTCAAAGCGTGATTCGCTGCATTACGAAGTGATTTCAAACATAACGCGCTGCTTCGATGTGGCCTGTTGCTTCGATAGCTGTCGCAAGAAGATTCTCGAACTGCCGCAGCTGATTGCGGATGTGTGCCGGGTAGTTTACTTTAAGCATTCGCTTTCGGTTAGCCTAGTTACGAGTTTGGCTGTAAATAACGTTGAGTTGCAGTGCAATCTCGTCCGCAACGGTGTGCTGTGGTCGTTGATGATGTTCCTGTTCGACTATGATTATACGCTGGACGAAAGTGGTGTAACGTCGGAGGAAAAATCCAACACACAACAGGTAGCGAACAATCTTGCCAAACTGTCGCTGCTGGCATGTGTCGCATTAGCCGGGTACAGTATGACGCTGCTGGACGATCCGAAGGCAGCCGTATTGAGGGCGACAACGGGACCCAAAACCAACAGTGGCAGTCCCGCGACGCTGCGCAGTGATTCACCGCAAACGGTTGCGACACGGCAAGCAAGCCAAACATATTCGCAAAATGCATCGAATTTAATACAGAATAACTCGAGCTTGATTCAATCAGTTGCCAATATTGATAAGGCATTGCAGGAGAAGAAAAGCAATGAATCAGCCGTTGTAGCTCACGCCGGTGAAGAAGCTGAACTACCGGCGGAATGTGAAAAAGGTTTGCAGAATAAGAAGTACAAAATAAGCAGCGTACATCCACCGGCGAACGCGGTGGTAAAACTCATACTGGACCAGTTACTAACACCGTACGTGGCGGGCAAGATGGTGTCGGATACTGAGCAGAATGTGCTGAAGATGCTGAACTCGAATACGCGCAATCCTTACCTCATATGGGACAATGGAACACGGGCACAGCTGACGGACTTTCTCGAACATCAGCGTACGGTCGCGGCAAGGGAGCAGTACGAAGATGTGTCGGAAATAAACGAGCTTGTGCAAGGTTTCTCATACGATGCACATCG GGACGAGCTTAAGATTGGTGGAATTTTCATCCGCGTTTACAACGAAATGCCAACGTTTACGATCACAAATCCTAAAAGTTTCGTGATAGATTTGTTGgaatttctcaaacaaggcTACAATCATCTGCACGGAGCAATGGTCCCGAATTCGAGTGCCAATTCGACACCAACAGGGGCTAACCAGGTTGTACCGGGTGGAATATTAGTTCCGACGAAAGCCTGGAAACCGATGGTTCCAGCACCGCCTCCAAAGCGTACTGCTGGTCTCCAGTCACCGGCAACTACCCCCGGAAGTGACATCAGTGCCGTGTTGAGTGAATATGCCCGGTCAAAGCAACGCAATCAGCTGGAACGCTCTTCCGGTAGCCTCGATGCGGGTGCCATCCATCGGTACGATTTCTCCAGCAATCCGCACGCCGTTAAACACATGCTAATGGCACTGCAGGCCCTTATCTCGGTAATCAAATCGAATACGAACGTCGAAATTCAATGCATTGGACATTTCGAGATGCTGTTCGGGTTACTGTCCACGAGTGAATGTGGACAGGATAGTCGTACGATGAAGACACTCGCCCTCGAGGTGGTCTGTTTGGTGTCACGGAACAAGGAATGTGTAACGGAGATCGCAGCATGTGAAATCGTAGGCCGCTATCTAATCGTGCTGAAGGATCCGGATTTGCGCGAACATCAACCGCGCGTACTGGAAACACTGTCCGGGCTGCTAAACGTTCCTAAAATGATTAAAGAAGCACACACTAAAGGTGCGGTTATCTATCTGCTGGATCTGTTCTGCAACTCGAACAATCCGACCATCCGGGAGCAGTGTGCCGAACTGCTGGCAAAGATGAACGCGGACAAACTGAGCGGTCCGAAGGTGCGCATCACGATGTGCAAGTATCTGCCGCTCGTATTTCTGGATGCCATGATCGATTCTACCTCGGTAGCGGTACAGATGTACGAATCGATCCACGAACATCCGGAGCTAATATGGAACGATGAAATCCGAGCGAGCGTATCCGATGCGGTGCGTGATGCGGCGGACAGTTTCTACGCGCAGCAGAAGCGCAACCACAAAGCGGCATGGCGAGATCCCGAGATATTGCCAGAGTTGCTCTCCAACGAGCTGGTTGTGTCCGGCGTTTATCTGCGACTGTACGTGTCGAATCCGGGCTGGACGCTGCGCAAACCGAAACAGTTCCTGGCCGATCTGCTCGACTTCATTGTGGACAGTATCAGCCGCAGCGGGATGGATAAGGATGTGTTGGATCTGGCCACTACGGCactggtgttgctgctgaacGCTCAACCCAACCTTGCCGATTCAATACCGGTTCTAGGGCACATACCGAAATTTTTCCGCCAGCTTTCCGTTCAGCCAAAGAGTGCCCTCACAGTATTGCATCAGCTTTCCCTGTCGGAG ATATGTGTCAGCGCTATCTCACAGACGGAATGTATACCGTCACTGAAATCTTGCATGGAACATCATCGAGATTTGACGGCGACTGCTTGCGAAACGTTGAGTCGATTGTTCAAATGTCAACAT GATTCACTAATACGTCAATCACTAGAGTGTCAATTAATCCCTTATCTGGTCGCATTGCTCGACAGCCGACTCGTGTTGGCGAACAATCCGGCCATGGTAAAGGCACAGATTGTTGCCGCACTGAAAGCGATGAGCGCGAACCTTACGTACGGTGATAGGGTCACACATCTGCTCAACCAGTACCCGATCTGGGCGGAATACCGTGATCAGAAACACGATCTCTTCATCACCGATACGGATGTGCGCGGATATCTTATGG GCGCACCGAATACGACGGCCGGTTATTTGACGCAAGGTCCGGCTAAAAATGTTGAAGTGCTCACATCGCCACCACCGATCGATCGGGATGATCCACTGTTTGCGCGTAGCAACAGCAGCGGTGGCAGCGTGTAG